One Methanofollis fontis DNA window includes the following coding sequences:
- a CDS encoding HEPN domain-containing protein, with amino-acid sequence MAYYSMYYMVLALLFKTGIKCENHSGAMILLEHLYGIDSSQLATAKRERIDRQYYVDFAITAEDVRDSIEEAEAFCADLLDFMEHLHQGEISCLREEDVRLPEGPDE; translated from the coding sequence ATGGCGTATTACAGCATGTATTACATGGTGCTGGCCCTCCTTTTCAAGACAGGGATCAAATGCGAAAACCACTCCGGTGCGATGATCCTGCTGGAGCATCTCTACGGTATCGACAGTTCCCAGCTTGCCACCGCAAAGAGAGAACGGATCGACAGGCAATATTATGTGGACTTCGCCATTACGGCGGAGGATGTCCGGGACTCGATAGAAGAGGCAGAGGCGTTCTGCGCAGATTTGCTCGATTTCATGGAGCATTTGCACCAGGGAGAGATCTCATGCCTCAGGGAAGAGGACGTGCGGCTCCCGGAAGGGCCGGACGAATAG